Proteins encoded together in one Nostoc sp. PCC 7524 window:
- a CDS encoding tetratricopeptide repeat protein yields MKSKNQIVLSLLLKSAIVFSPLLLSAEISSGQTSPSPSKQQITTQVIAQVPAETRVREQIQTDFERAFNRTTILLNIWLVILSLFPVAIIALFWLLRRVAIREIVDRAMAQLQGVEKLEGQLTLVKQDAENLIQEAKGITRALEQEAEALQQKIKIEHDNLDFVTSEILQAKADNLTRISTEFTNFQNKIENLVSEFAHQLSQLELDTQKQKDITWENLGKAESALTYQFSELQRDTEQQKNLVLEDLEKTKLEFQTQLANLYTDTDNHKNDILTGLTNLQSALTVNLAALEADVQQQKDIKLENLQAIENSFQSQVSDFTVDTQQHKDNFIANLAQIQSELSQQVTHAQSEVQTQQNRALHNLEELEKLFKVQIEELQSQIKQELTKLQSEFASQLAELQIDVKNRKQQIITDLEKSGSEFVSQFSELQLNAQQQKFVILEKLERLETEFVSQLSELQLDAQQRKDAILHELTEVQPTPKPTPIPTEISTQEPQPEISPEQLKSTVEDYIQQGDALFSQKQYADAIACYEQAVKIQADHAVTWFKCGLTFARLKRYKQAIASYNRAIKIQPDYHQAWCDRGVAFGYLGRHQDAFTSFDQAIKIKPDDAVAWMNRGLALIELEQYEEAIASFDKSLALQPDSAKAWNKRGYTLVRLGRDNEAIKSFDKALASKPDYAIAYYNKAACYALQRELQLALDNLQQAISLNPRYREDAATDIDFDDIADDEDFKKLLAEEIKQ; encoded by the coding sequence ATGAAGAGCAAAAATCAAATTGTTTTATCCTTACTTTTGAAAAGCGCCATAGTCTTTTCACCCTTGCTGCTATCTGCTGAGATTAGTAGTGGACAAACTTCACCATCTCCCTCTAAACAACAGATTACTACTCAGGTAATCGCGCAAGTACCAGCAGAAACTCGCGTTAGGGAGCAAATCCAAACTGATTTTGAGCGAGCCTTCAACCGCACCACTATTTTGCTCAATATTTGGTTAGTTATCTTGAGTTTATTTCCAGTGGCGATTATTGCTTTATTTTGGCTATTGCGACGGGTAGCTATTCGGGAAATTGTTGATAGAGCAATGGCACAATTGCAAGGAGTGGAAAAATTAGAAGGACAGCTAACTCTTGTTAAGCAAGATGCTGAAAATCTCATCCAAGAAGCTAAAGGCATTACTCGCGCTTTAGAACAAGAAGCTGAAGCTTTACAGCAAAAAATTAAAATTGAGCATGATAATTTAGATTTCGTTACATCAGAAATATTACAAGCTAAGGCTGATAATTTAACTCGCATCTCTACTGAATTTACAAACTTTCAAAATAAGATAGAAAATTTAGTCTCTGAATTTGCCCATCAATTATCTCAACTTGAGTTAGATACTCAAAAACAAAAAGATATTACTTGGGAAAATCTAGGTAAGGCAGAATCAGCACTGACATATCAATTTTCAGAACTACAAAGAGATACTGAGCAACAAAAAAACCTAGTTTTAGAAGATTTAGAAAAAACCAAGCTGGAATTTCAAACCCAGCTAGCAAATTTATATACTGACACTGATAATCACAAAAATGATATTTTGACAGGTTTAACGAATCTGCAATCAGCATTGACTGTGAATTTAGCTGCTTTAGAGGCAGATGTACAACAACAAAAAGATATTAAGCTAGAAAATCTGCAAGCAATAGAGAATTCCTTCCAGTCTCAAGTATCAGATTTCACCGTTGATACACAGCAACACAAAGATAATTTCATTGCCAATTTAGCTCAAATCCAATCGGAATTGTCACAGCAAGTTACTCATGCTCAATCAGAAGTACAAACTCAGCAAAATAGAGCATTACACAATCTGGAAGAGTTAGAGAAGTTATTTAAAGTGCAAATTGAGGAATTGCAATCACAAATTAAACAAGAGTTAACAAAATTGCAGTCTGAGTTTGCCTCTCAATTGGCTGAGTTACAGATAGATGTGAAAAACCGCAAACAGCAAATTATTACAGATTTAGAAAAATCTGGTTCGGAGTTTGTTTCACAGTTTTCTGAATTACAGTTAAATGCTCAACAGCAGAAGTTTGTTATTCTCGAAAAGCTGGAAAGGTTAGAGACAGAATTTGTCTCGCAACTGTCCGAGTTACAGTTAGATGCTCAACAACGTAAGGATGCAATCTTACATGAATTAACTGAAGTTCAACCTACACCAAAACCTACACCAATCCCAACCGAGATATCAACACAGGAACCACAGCCGGAAATATCGCCTGAGCAGTTAAAATCAACTGTTGAGGATTACATTCAACAGGGTGATGCTTTATTTTCTCAAAAGCAATACGCAGACGCGATCGCCTGTTATGAACAAGCTGTTAAAATCCAAGCTGATCATGCTGTCACCTGGTTTAAATGTGGTTTGACTTTCGCCAGATTAAAACGCTATAAACAAGCGATCGCCTCTTATAACCGCGCCATTAAAATCCAACCAGACTATCATCAAGCTTGGTGCGATCGCGGTGTCGCTTTCGGTTATTTAGGACGACATCAAGATGCTTTCACATCTTTTGATCAGGCGATAAAAATTAAACCTGATGATGCCGTTGCCTGGATGAATCGCGGTTTAGCGTTGATAGAATTGGAACAATACGAAGAGGCGATCGCCTCCTTCGACAAATCCCTAGCATTACAACCAGATTCTGCTAAAGCTTGGAATAAACGCGGTTACACTCTCGTCAGATTGGGACGCGATAATGAAGCCATCAAATCTTTTGACAAAGCATTAGCAAGTAAACCAGACTACGCCATTGCTTACTACAACAAAGCCGCCTGTTATGCCCTACAAAGAGAACTGCAATTAGCCTTAGACAATCTACAACAAGCTATCAGCTTAAATCCCAGATATCGAGAAGATGCTGCAACCGATATAGATTTTGATGATATTGCCGATGATGAGGATTTCAAAAAATTATTAGCCGAGGAAATTAAGCAATAA
- a CDS encoding histidine phosphatase family protein, producing MTRVIIVRHGQSTYNTERRIQGRTDVSTLTEKGRTDASKVGKALSNISFHAIYSSPLQRAKQTAEIIHSELATHSQPSPVVQTSEQLLEIDLPLWAEMLSAEVQQQFAEDYRIWHEQPHELKMLVDKGGETKEHFPVLALYEQARQFWQEILPHHQGETILIVGHNGINRALISTALGISPSRYHSIQQSNCGINVLNFSGGLGEPVQLESMNQTQHMGEALPSLRPSHQGVRLLLVRHGETEWNRQTRFQGQIDVPLNDNGRKQAQKAGEFLKDVALDFAVSSTMARPKETAEIILQHHPSVNLELQDGLREIGHGLWEGKLEVEIEQEFPGELHRWRTTPAEVQMPEGENLQQVWERSTATWQAIVQSALENQRQTGLIVAHDATNKTLLCHILGLPADNFWNFRQGNGAVSVIDYPDGLNGLPVLQAMNITTHLSGGVLDKTAAGAL from the coding sequence ATGACTCGTGTCATCATTGTGCGTCACGGTCAAAGCACATATAACACTGAGCGAAGAATTCAAGGGCGCACCGACGTATCAACATTAACAGAAAAAGGCCGTACTGATGCGAGTAAGGTAGGCAAAGCCCTCAGTAATATTTCCTTTCATGCAATTTATAGCAGTCCACTCCAGCGAGCCAAACAGACAGCAGAAATTATTCACAGTGAGTTAGCAACTCATTCTCAGCCATCTCCTGTTGTTCAAACCTCTGAGCAGCTACTGGAAATTGACTTACCTTTGTGGGCAGAAATGCTGAGTGCTGAGGTACAACAGCAGTTTGCAGAAGATTACCGCATTTGGCATGAACAACCCCACGAACTAAAAATGCTAGTTGACAAAGGTGGGGAAACCAAAGAACATTTTCCTGTGCTGGCTTTGTATGAACAAGCGCGGCAGTTTTGGCAAGAAATTTTACCCCATCATCAAGGCGAAACTATCTTAATAGTCGGTCATAACGGCATCAATCGCGCCTTGATTAGCACAGCTTTGGGCATCTCCCCCAGTCGTTACCATTCCATACAACAATCTAACTGTGGTATCAACGTTTTAAACTTTTCTGGGGGATTGGGCGAACCAGTGCAACTAGAGTCCATGAACCAAACACAACATATGGGCGAAGCTCTGCCCTCCTTGCGCCCTAGTCATCAAGGTGTAAGATTGTTGCTGGTGCGTCACGGAGAAACCGAGTGGAATCGCCAAACCAGATTTCAAGGACAAATTGACGTTCCCCTCAATGACAATGGGAGAAAACAAGCCCAAAAAGCCGGGGAATTTCTCAAAGATGTCGCCCTTGATTTTGCTGTCAGCAGCACAATGGCACGTCCTAAAGAAACAGCCGAAATTATCTTGCAACATCATCCTAGTGTAAATTTAGAGTTGCAAGACGGCTTAAGAGAAATCGGACATGGACTTTGGGAAGGCAAATTAGAAGTAGAAATAGAGCAAGAATTCCCTGGAGAGTTGCACCGTTGGCGCACAACGCCAGCAGAGGTACAAATGCCAGAAGGAGAGAATTTACAACAAGTCTGGGAGCGTAGCACCGCTACTTGGCAAGCAATTGTCCAATCCGCCTTAGAAAATCAACGCCAAACCGGATTAATAGTGGCTCATGACGCTACCAATAAAACCTTACTGTGTCATATCCTAGGTTTACCTGCTGATAATTTCTGGAATTTCCGCCAAGGTAACGGTGCTGTTAGCGTCATTGACTACCCTGATGGACTAAATGGGTTGCCAGTATTGCAAGCAATGAATATTACCACTCATTTAAGTGGCGGCGTACTGGATAAAACGGCAGCTGGAGCATTGTAG
- a CDS encoding dihydroorotase: MTTELLQQVRVIDPVSQTDQVADVVIANGEIQAVAPQITDISPDTQIRDCRGLILGTGLVDLYSHSGEPGFEERETLLSFLQAAAAGGFTRVSILPDTSPAIDNPALVAQLQKERGGQGRISPPSPPSLPHLQIWGAITLDIAGKQMTELADLADAGVVGFTDGLPVDNLGLVRRLLEYVQPLGKPVAFWPCDRQLQSNGVMREGADALRFGLPPVPVSAETTAIASLIELVATIGTPIHIMRVSTARSVELIATAKAQGLPITASTTWMHLLLDTKAVKSYHTSLHLDPPLGTPSDQKALREAVRQGIVDAIAVDHAPYTYEEKVQAFAEAPPGAIGLELALPLLWQHLVETGEFTALQLWQALSTNPAQCLQARVSKIAPHHQAELTLFDPNKPWTVERKNLYTLSSNTPWLGQELTGRVVQTWC; this comes from the coding sequence ATGACAACTGAACTTCTGCAACAAGTAAGGGTGATTGATCCAGTTTCTCAGACTGATCAAGTGGCTGATGTGGTAATTGCCAATGGTGAAATCCAAGCAGTAGCCCCACAGATTACTGATATTAGTCCTGATACTCAAATTAGAGATTGTCGGGGACTAATTCTGGGAACTGGGTTAGTAGATTTGTATAGTCACTCCGGCGAACCAGGGTTTGAGGAAAGAGAAACGCTGTTATCTTTTTTACAAGCGGCGGCAGCTGGTGGTTTTACCAGAGTCAGCATTCTACCCGATACATCGCCAGCCATTGATAACCCGGCGTTGGTGGCGCAGTTGCAGAAGGAGAGAGGGGGACAAGGTAGAATTTCTCCCCCATCTCCCCCCTCCCTCCCCCACCTCCAAATCTGGGGTGCAATCACCTTAGACATAGCTGGGAAGCAGATGACGGAATTAGCGGATTTAGCAGATGCGGGAGTTGTGGGGTTTACTGATGGGTTGCCTGTAGATAATTTAGGATTAGTGCGACGGCTGTTAGAATATGTGCAACCGTTGGGGAAACCTGTAGCATTTTGGCCTTGCGATCGCCAACTTCAATCCAACGGAGTCATGCGGGAAGGTGCGGATGCGTTGCGGTTTGGTTTACCTCCTGTGCCTGTGAGTGCTGAAACAACTGCGATCGCCTCTTTAATTGAATTGGTAGCTACCATCGGCACACCCATACATATCATGCGTGTTTCCACAGCCCGCAGTGTGGAATTAATCGCCACTGCTAAGGCTCAAGGTTTGCCTATTACCGCTAGTACCACTTGGATGCACCTGTTGCTAGATACCAAAGCTGTTAAAAGTTACCACACCAGCCTCCATTTAGATCCACCTTTGGGGACTCCCAGTGATCAGAAGGCATTGCGGGAAGCGGTGCGTCAGGGAATTGTGGATGCGATCGCAGTTGATCATGCACCCTACACCTACGAAGAAAAAGTCCAAGCCTTTGCCGAAGCACCACCAGGAGCAATTGGTTTAGAATTAGCATTACCTTTGTTGTGGCAGCATCTCGTTGAAACTGGAGAATTTACAGCATTACAATTGTGGCAAGCTTTGAGTACAAATCCAGCACAATGTTTACAAGCAAGAGTCAGTAAAATTGCTCCTCATCACCAAGCCGAACTCACTTTATTTGATCCCAACAAACCTTGGACAGTAGAAAGAAAAAATCTGTACACCCTTTCGAGTAATACCCCCTGGTTAGGACAAGAATTAACAGGACGAGTTGTGCAAACTTGGTGTTAG